The proteins below come from a single Gossypium raimondii isolate GPD5lz chromosome 2, ASM2569854v1, whole genome shotgun sequence genomic window:
- the LOC105789594 gene encoding uncharacterized protein LOC105789594: MDWVATGHKRLLELSEMEEFRAQAYENAKLYKERTKSWHDKRIMLRQLEPRQQVLLFNSRLKLLPGKLKFRGSGPFEVAQVYPHGVVNIKDLKMGVTFKVNGQCLKH; this comes from the coding sequence ATGGATTGGGTCGCTACTGGCCATAAAAGGTTGTTAGAATTGAGTGAAATGGAGGAGTTCCGAGCACAAGCATATGAGAATGCTAAGCTGTACAAGGAAAGGACCAAGAGTTGGCATGATAAAAGAATCATGTTGCGGCAACTTGAACCAAGACAACAGGTCTTGTTATTTAACTCGAGGCTCAAATTGCTTCCTGGTAAATTAAAGTTTCGTGGGTCAGGTCCTTTTGAAGTAGCCCAAGTGTATCCTCATGGAGTTGTTAATATCAAAGACTTGAAAATGGGGGTCACATTTAAGGTTAATGGGCAATGCTTGAAACACTAA